The Candidatus Mycolicibacterium alkanivorans genome contains a region encoding:
- a CDS encoding PhzF family phenazine biosynthesis protein → MTVDVSVLRVFTDAEGNFGNPLGVVDAAAVPAGERQRLATELGYSETIFIDLPEPGSTTAHARIFTPAVELPFAGHPTLGAAWWLRQRGTPIHTLQVPAGIVQISEDGPLTVIRARAEWSPEFVIQDLSSVDELLAADPAAYPDDVYHYLWAWLDRDRGHIRSRMFANELGVPEDEATGSAAARMTDYLSRDLTITQGRGSQLYTRWSPEGWVGVAGRVVSDGVRHVG, encoded by the coding sequence ATGACCGTCGACGTGAGCGTCTTGCGGGTGTTCACCGATGCCGAGGGCAACTTCGGCAACCCACTCGGAGTGGTCGACGCCGCGGCCGTGCCCGCCGGTGAGCGACAACGCCTGGCCACCGAATTGGGTTACAGCGAGACGATATTCATCGACCTGCCGGAGCCGGGGTCGACCACCGCGCACGCGCGAATCTTCACCCCAGCCGTCGAGCTGCCCTTCGCCGGTCACCCGACGTTGGGCGCCGCCTGGTGGCTGCGGCAGCGGGGCACACCGATCCACACCCTGCAGGTGCCCGCGGGCATCGTGCAGATCAGTGAAGACGGACCGCTCACCGTCATCCGGGCGCGCGCGGAGTGGTCTCCGGAGTTCGTCATCCAGGACCTGTCCTCGGTCGACGAGCTGCTGGCCGCCGATCCGGCCGCCTATCCCGACGACGTCTACCACTACCTGTGGGCGTGGCTGGACCGCGACCGCGGCCACATCCGCTCCCGGATGTTCGCCAACGAACTCGGCGTTCCCGAGGACGAGGCCACTGGTTCGGCCGCGGCGCGGATGACCGACTACCTCAGCCGCGACTTGACGATCACTCAGGGCAGGGGGTCGCAGCTCTACACGAGGTGGAGTCCAGAGGGGTGGGTGGGTGTCGCCGGTCGGGTGGTCAGCGACGGAGTACGCCACGTCGGCTGA
- the nrdR gene encoding transcriptional regulator NrdR — MHCPFCRHPDSRVVDSRETDEGQAIRRRRSCPECGRRFTTVETAVLAVVKRSGVTEPFSREKVITGVRRACQGRQVDDDALNLLAQQVEDTVRAAGSPEIPSHEVGLAILGPLRELDEVAYLRFASVYRSFSSAEDFEREIEALRAHRRVGTSG; from the coding sequence ATGCACTGTCCGTTCTGCCGGCACCCGGACTCCCGCGTGGTCGACTCCCGCGAGACCGATGAAGGCCAGGCGATTCGTCGCCGCAGATCCTGCCCCGAATGCGGGCGGCGGTTCACCACCGTGGAGACCGCGGTGCTGGCCGTCGTGAAGCGCAGCGGTGTCACCGAGCCGTTCAGCCGGGAAAAGGTGATCACTGGCGTGCGCCGGGCGTGTCAGGGCCGTCAGGTCGACGACGACGCGCTCAATCTGCTCGCCCAACAGGTCGAGGACACGGTACGGGCCGCGGGTTCGCCGGAGATTCCCAGCCACGAGGTGGGCCTGGCCATCCTCGGTCCGCTGCGCGAGCTCGACGAGGTCGCCTATCTTCGGTTCGCCTCGGTGTATCGGTCGTTCAGCTCCGCCGAGGACTTCGAGCGTGAGATCGAGGCGCTGCGCGCCCACCGCAGGGTCGGGACATCGGGCTGA
- a CDS encoding alpha/beta fold hydrolase yields MTQRKPNLQAVREVTPTLHFRTIHGYRRAFRVAGSGPVLLLIHGIGDNSTTWHPVHSKLAQRFTVIAPDLLGHGQSDKPRADYSVAAYANGMRDMLSVLDVDRVTVVGHSLGGGVAMQFAYQFPQLVERLILIGAGGVTKDVNVALRFASLPLGGEALALLRLPMVLPALQVAGQALGALFGSTGLGRDIPDALRILTDLPEPTASSAFTRTLRSVVDWRGQVVTMLDRCYLTESVPVQLIWGEQDAVIPVSHALMAHSAMPGSQLEIFARSGHFPFHDDPDRFVEVVERFIGSTAPAEYDQAALRELLRTGIRERSVTGSLDTRVAVLDAMDTDERSAT; encoded by the coding sequence ATGACGCAGCGAAAGCCCAATCTGCAGGCGGTGCGAGAGGTGACTCCGACGCTGCATTTCCGGACCATCCACGGTTATCGCCGGGCGTTTCGCGTCGCCGGTTCAGGTCCAGTGCTGTTGCTGATCCACGGGATCGGCGACAACTCGACGACCTGGCACCCGGTGCACAGCAAGCTGGCCCAACGGTTCACCGTGATCGCACCGGACCTGCTGGGGCACGGCCAGTCCGACAAACCGCGGGCCGACTACTCGGTGGCGGCCTACGCCAACGGCATGCGCGATATGCTGAGCGTGCTCGACGTCGACAGGGTGACCGTGGTCGGCCATTCACTCGGTGGCGGAGTGGCCATGCAATTCGCCTACCAGTTCCCGCAGCTCGTGGAGCGGCTCATCCTGATCGGGGCAGGGGGCGTCACCAAGGACGTCAACGTCGCGCTGCGGTTCGCTTCGCTGCCGCTGGGCGGTGAGGCGCTGGCGCTGCTGCGGCTGCCGATGGTGTTGCCTGCGCTGCAGGTGGCCGGACAGGCGTTGGGTGCCCTGTTCGGATCCACCGGCCTGGGCCGGGACATCCCCGATGCGCTGCGGATCCTCACCGACCTACCCGAACCCACCGCGTCCTCGGCGTTCACCCGCACGCTGCGCTCGGTGGTGGACTGGCGCGGCCAGGTGGTCACCATGCTCGACCGATGTTATCTGACCGAATCCGTTCCTGTGCAATTGATTTGGGGCGAACAGGACGCCGTGATCCCGGTCAGCCACGCCCTGATGGCGCACTCCGCCATGCCCGGCTCGCAGCTGGAGATCTTCGCCCGCTCCGGGCACTTCCCGTTCCACGACGACCCCGACCGTTTCGTCGAGGTCGTCGAACGATTCATCGGTTCCACCGCCCCGGCCGAATACGACCAGGCCGCGCTGCGCGAACTCCTGCGCACCGGGATCCGCGAGCGTTCGGTCACCGGCTCGCTCGACACCCGGGTGGCAGTGCTCGATGCGATGGATACCGACGAACGCAGCGCCACCTGA
- a CDS encoding LysM peptidoglycan-binding domain-containing protein, translating into MTVIDDRQVVSWPSGFRPSRTPARQRPGSSRPGPSRPAAAPMRYRGTGVPVSQAVHSRRPVSTAVTIALAGLAALITLWLGSLAHFSSGAVAPAQIPDQLAVVQVQAGESLEQVAARAAPDAPVSQVVQRIRDLNKLDSASLDAGQTLIAPIG; encoded by the coding sequence GTGACAGTCATCGACGATCGGCAGGTGGTTTCGTGGCCGTCGGGTTTCCGGCCGAGCCGGACCCCGGCCCGCCAGCGCCCCGGCTCATCGCGCCCCGGCCCATCGCGCCCCGCTGCGGCGCCGATGCGCTATCGCGGCACCGGCGTCCCGGTGTCGCAGGCCGTGCACAGCCGCAGGCCGGTCAGCACGGCGGTGACCATCGCCCTGGCCGGTCTGGCGGCGCTGATCACCCTGTGGCTCGGTTCGTTGGCGCACTTCAGTTCCGGCGCGGTGGCCCCGGCACAGATTCCCGATCAGCTCGCCGTCGTGCAGGTCCAGGCCGGGGAGTCCCTGGAGCAGGTCGCGGCGCGGGCGGCTCCGGACGCGCCGGTCAGCCAGGTGGTGCAGCGTATCCGCGACCTCAACAAGCTCGATTCGGCGTCGCTGGACGCCGGTCAGACGCTGATCGCACCGATCGGCTGA
- a CDS encoding proteasome assembly chaperone family protein, with the protein MEDEQAQNYHPEHPGMYELEFPAPQLSSSDGRGPVLIHALEGFSDAGHAVRLAAEHLRNTLDTELVASFAIDELLDYRSRRPPMTFKTDHFTHYEDPQLNLYALHDSLGTPFLLLAGLEPDLKWERFVTAVRLLAERLGVRQTIGLGTMPMAVPHTRPVTMTAHSNNRELISDHQPWVGEVQVPASVSNLLEYRMAQHGHEVLGFTAHVPHYLAQTDYPAAAEALLEQVAKTASLAFPLRALTDAGATIRTKIDEQVDASPEVARVVSALERQYDAFVAAQENRSLLARDEELPSGEELAGEFERFLAEHADDFKDGPSGDGET; encoded by the coding sequence ATGGAAGACGAGCAGGCACAGAACTATCACCCCGAACACCCCGGGATGTACGAGCTGGAGTTTCCGGCACCTCAGCTATCGTCGTCCGACGGCCGGGGACCGGTGCTGATCCACGCCCTGGAGGGATTCTCTGACGCCGGGCACGCCGTCCGCCTGGCCGCCGAGCACCTCAGGAACACCCTGGACACCGAACTGGTGGCCTCCTTCGCCATCGACGAACTGCTCGACTACCGCTCGCGCCGGCCGCCGATGACCTTCAAGACCGACCACTTCACCCACTACGAAGACCCGCAACTGAACCTCTACGCCCTGCACGACAGCCTCGGTACGCCGTTCCTGCTGCTGGCGGGCCTGGAGCCGGACCTGAAATGGGAGCGGTTCGTCACCGCGGTGCGGCTGCTGGCCGAACGGCTCGGCGTGCGCCAGACCATCGGGCTGGGCACCATGCCGATGGCGGTGCCGCACACCCGGCCGGTGACGATGACCGCCCACTCGAACAACCGGGAGCTCATCTCCGACCATCAGCCGTGGGTGGGCGAGGTGCAAGTGCCGGCCAGCGTGTCCAATCTGCTGGAGTACCGGATGGCCCAGCACGGGCACGAGGTGCTCGGGTTCACCGCGCACGTGCCGCACTACCTGGCCCAGACCGACTACCCGGCCGCCGCCGAAGCGCTGCTCGAGCAAGTCGCCAAGACGGCTTCGCTGGCGTTTCCGCTGCGCGCGCTGACCGATGCCGGGGCCACGATCCGGACCAAGATCGACGAGCAGGTCGACGCGAGTCCCGAAGTCGCTCGGGTGGTGAGCGCACTGGAGCGACAGTACGATGCATTCGTTGCCGCTCAGGAGAACCGGTCGTTGCTGGCCCGCGACGAGGAACTCCCCAGCGGCGAGGAATTGGCCGGGGAGTTCGAGCGGTTCCTGGCCGAGCATGCCGACGACTTCAAAGATGGTCCCAGCGGCGACGGCGAGACCTGA
- the sthA gene encoding Si-specific NAD(P)(+) transhydrogenase, whose product MEYDLVVLGSGPGGQKAAIAAAKLGKSVAIIERGRMLGGVCVNTGTIPSKTLREAVLYLTGMSQRELYGASYRVKEKITPADLLARTQHVIGKEVDVVRNQLMRNGVELYEGHGRFRDEHTIQVEDPTRAERITVSGRYVIIATGTTPARPPGVEFDENRVLDSDGILDLKSIPGSMVVVGAGVIGIEYASMFAALGTKVTVVEKRDSMLEFCDPEIVEALRFHLRDLAVTFRFGEEVTAVDVGSAGTVTTLASGKQIPAETVMYSAGRQGQTAHLDLTNAGLEADNRGRIFVDDKTFQTKVDHIYAVGDVIGFPALAATSMEQGRLAAYHAFGEPTAGMTVLQPIGIYSIPEVSYVGATEVDLTKDSIPYEVGVSRYRELARGQIAGDSYGMLKLLVSTEDLRLLGVHIFGTAATELVHIGQAVMGCGGTVEYLVDAVFNYPTFSEAYKVAALDVMNKLRALSQFRR is encoded by the coding sequence GGCGGCGTCTGCGTCAACACCGGCACCATCCCGTCGAAGACACTGCGCGAGGCCGTCCTCTACCTGACCGGCATGAGCCAGCGCGAGCTCTACGGCGCCAGCTACCGGGTCAAGGAGAAGATCACTCCCGCCGACCTGCTGGCCCGCACCCAGCACGTCATCGGCAAGGAAGTCGACGTGGTGCGAAACCAGTTGATGCGCAACGGGGTCGAACTCTACGAAGGCCACGGCCGGTTCCGCGACGAGCACACCATCCAGGTCGAGGACCCCACCCGCGCCGAACGCATCACGGTCAGCGGCCGCTATGTCATCATCGCCACCGGCACCACCCCGGCACGGCCGCCCGGAGTCGAGTTCGACGAGAACCGGGTGCTGGACTCCGACGGCATCCTCGACCTGAAGTCCATCCCCGGCTCGATGGTCGTCGTCGGCGCCGGCGTCATCGGCATCGAGTACGCCTCGATGTTCGCCGCGCTGGGCACCAAGGTCACCGTGGTGGAAAAACGTGATTCGATGCTGGAGTTCTGCGACCCCGAGATCGTCGAAGCGCTGCGCTTCCACCTGCGCGACCTCGCAGTGACCTTCCGCTTCGGCGAGGAGGTGACCGCCGTCGACGTCGGCTCGGCGGGCACGGTCACCACCCTGGCCAGTGGCAAGCAGATCCCGGCCGAGACCGTCATGTACTCGGCGGGCCGCCAGGGCCAGACCGCCCACCTCGACCTGACCAACGCCGGCTTGGAAGCCGACAACCGAGGCCGAATCTTCGTCGACGACAAGACTTTCCAGACCAAGGTCGACCACATCTACGCTGTCGGCGACGTGATCGGCTTCCCCGCGCTGGCCGCGACCTCGATGGAACAGGGCCGGCTGGCCGCCTACCACGCCTTCGGCGAGCCCACGGCCGGCATGACCGTCCTGCAGCCGATCGGCATCTACTCGATTCCCGAGGTCTCCTATGTCGGCGCCACCGAGGTGGACCTGACCAAGGACTCCATCCCCTATGAGGTCGGGGTGTCCCGCTACCGCGAGCTGGCCCGCGGCCAGATCGCCGGCGACTCCTACGGCATGCTCAAGCTGCTGGTGTCCACCGAGGACCTCAGGCTGCTCGGCGTCCACATCTTCGGCACCGCGGCCACCGAACTGGTGCACATCGGGCAGGCCGTGATGGGCTGCGGCGGCACCGTCGAATACCTGGTCGACGCGGTCTTCAACTACCCCACGTTCTCGGAGGCCTACAAGGTCGCCGCACTGGACGTGATGAATAAGTTGCGGGCGCTGAGCCAGTTCCGCCGTTAA